In one Culex quinquefasciatus strain JHB chromosome 2, VPISU_Cqui_1.0_pri_paternal, whole genome shotgun sequence genomic region, the following are encoded:
- the LOC6032956 gene encoding coagulation factor IX has protein sequence MWLLITGLMLLVSTSSGSVLAPYQVSIRSSAPPIVGQLQPPSSNYGGSVPSRHICSGIIIKDKYILTTAGCVHVREPQSGRVTRLINPGETFVVAGNLSASGAAGTNSSSTVRRNVISVIPHEAYNATSSEHDIALLKLDRPLPLNNSSVQWIELQGPPPNVTSTTGGQTTTASNKVNENCFINIYNNSVGPSNYPYMVVRNVSFFDKWVCDERNRGRINGGGEGRCVEYRFSGSQSCLLDPDVLRHSEERGTALVCNFKLAAILAEINPPVSAGQCVASMQRRTTAYYTPMEPHLGWILEAIGSLWVVVPPPPSALPASGSAVGQALAPGFVPGPAGQGSSWGTQQQVAPGNHPKSAAVASFCSGTALKVFLFNLFISLTVIYRFHH, from the exons ATGTGGCTGTTGATTACGGGTTTGATGCTGCTGGTTTCGACCAGTTCCGGGTCCGTCCTGGCACCATATCAG GTTTCCATCCGGTCCAGTGCTCCGCCAATTGTCGGTCAGTTGCAGCCTCCCTCCTCGAATTATGGTGGATCTGTGCCGTCCAGGCATATTTGCAGTGGCATCATCATCAAGGATAAGTACATTCTGACGACGGCCGGATGTGTGCACGTTCGGGAGCCCCAGTCGGGCCGGGTGAC TCGACTTATTAATCCCGGCGAAACTTTCGTCGTGGCTGGCAATCTGAGTGCATCCGGAGCAGCTGggaccaacagcagcagcaccgtAAGACGCAACGTAATCTCTGTAATTCCGCACGAGGCGTACAACGCAACTTCCAGCGAGCACGACATCGCTCTGCTCAAG CTTGACCGCCCGTTGCCGCTGAACAACTCCTCGGTCCAGTGGATCGAGCTCCAAGGACCTCCCCCGAACGTGACCAGCACCACCGGCGGACAGACAACCACAGCTAGCAACAAAGTTAATGAAAACTGTTTCATAAACATTTATAACAACTCTGTCGGG ccaTCCAATTATCCTTACATGGTGGTACGGAATGTGAGCTTTTTCGACAAGTGGGTCTGCGATGAGCGGAACAGAGGAAGGATCAACGGAGGAGGGGAAGGTCGTTGCGTGGAGTACAGGTTTAGTGGATCGCAGTCCTGTTTG CTGGATCCGGACGTCCTGCGGCACAGCGAGGAACGCGGCACGGCCCTGGTGTGCAACTTTAAATTAGCAGCCATTTTGGCGGAAATAAATCCCCCGGTCAGCGCCGGCCAGTGCGTGGCCTCGATGCAGCGGAGAACTACGGCGTACTACACCCCGATGGAACCCCACCTGGGATGGATTCTGGAGGCCATTGGGAGTTTGTGGGTGGTGGTGCCTCCACCACCGTCGGCACTCCCAGCTTCGGGTTCGGCCGTTGGCCAGGCATTAGCACCGGGATTTGTGCCGGGACCCGCCGGCCAGGGGTCTTCCTGGGGGACCCAGCAGCAAGTTGCACCAG GAAACCACCCAAAATCGGCAGCAGTGGCATCATTCTGCAGTGGAACCGCGCTGAAAGTTTTTCTctttaatttattcatttcaCTAACGGTCATTTATCGATTCCatcactga